From one Comamonas piscis genomic stretch:
- the tenA gene encoding thiaminase II encodes MSFCQGLWQANQALYQRTLDHPFNRELAAGSLSVERFRHYMIQDAHYLVAYGRALAVAAAKADQAEGVVQFANAANEAVVEERKLHDGFMRDFGISAQDFATTPLTPACHHYTSFLLANSWSESYPVALAGLLPCFWIYAEVGRDIHARSQPGNPYQAWVDTYASEEFHAAVRAVIATIDRVADAADSATRTRMAEAYRYSAELEWMFWDSAYQESNWPTR; translated from the coding sequence ATGTCGTTTTGCCAGGGCTTGTGGCAAGCCAACCAGGCGCTGTACCAGCGCACTTTGGACCACCCTTTCAATCGCGAGCTGGCAGCAGGCAGCTTGTCGGTCGAGCGCTTTCGCCATTACATGATTCAGGATGCGCATTACCTGGTTGCCTATGGCCGTGCGCTGGCGGTGGCTGCTGCCAAGGCCGACCAGGCAGAAGGCGTGGTGCAGTTTGCCAATGCCGCGAACGAGGCGGTGGTGGAAGAGCGCAAGCTGCACGATGGCTTTATGCGCGACTTTGGCATCAGCGCGCAGGACTTTGCCACCACGCCGCTGACGCCGGCCTGCCACCACTACACCAGCTTTTTGCTGGCCAACAGCTGGTCGGAAAGCTACCCGGTCGCGCTGGCGGGGCTGCTGCCATGCTTTTGGATCTATGCGGAAGTGGGGCGCGATATCCACGCCCGCTCGCAGCCCGGCAACCCTTACCAGGCCTGGGTGGACACTTATGCCAGTGAGGAATTCCATGCCGCCGTGCGCGCCGTGATCGCTACCATCGACCGCGTGGCCGACGCCGCAGACAGCGCCACCCGCACGCGCATGGCCGAGGCCTACCGCTACAGCGCCGAGCTGGAATGGATGTTCTGGGACAGCGCCTACCAAGAGAGCAACTGGCCCACGCGATGA
- a CDS encoding efflux RND transporter permease subunit produces MNLSAPFVKRPVATVLLTIGIALAGIAAFFALPVAPLPQVDYPVISVSASLSGASPENMASSVATPLERHLGVIAGVNEMTSRSSTGSANVTLQFDLNRDINGAAREVQAAINAARTDLPSDLRSNPTYRKMNPSDSPIIILAMTSPTRTPGELYDEVSNVVSQRISQVDGVGDVEIGGGSLPAVRVELLPQALSHYGIATEDVRAAIQAANANRPKGAIESGGNRLQIYTPAPERKASWYQSLVVGWRDNAAVRLGDVARVIDGPANVYTMGLFNGQPAILVLITRQPGANIINTVDNVRKLLPELQAQLPKDVKIQVASDSTNSIRSSLHEIETTLLVSVILVVLVVGAFIRKARATVIPAVATVVSLLGTFGVMYLLGYSLNNLSLMALTVATGFVVDDAIVVLENTSRHIEEGMDKMAAALQGAREVGFTVLSISLSLVAVFIPLLFMEGQIGRLFKEFAVTLSVAVMISLVISLTTTPMMCAWFLRNEDAIETAPRGRFARALEGSYNAMLRVYERCLDWALHAKTVVMLILLIVIAMNGYLFMHVQKGFFPQQDNGQLAGGLRADQSISSTAMAGKLKEALAIIQQDPAIDTVVGFAGGSRSGGGFVFINLKPVSQRDVTSLQVVARLRPQLAQITGLRVFLNPVQDLRMGGRSSNSTYQYTIKSDNTADMKKWATRLAERLKEEPLLQDVDTDQSESGVEVYVEVDKQAAARLGVNSKSINNALYNAFGQRSVATIYSDLNQYSVIMEWAPEYTRGPPALQDIYVPSNLSGTEGTASNPALRSASTGSVISTSVATMVPLSSFAKVMERPAPTSVNHQDGELSTTISFNLDAGVALSEAQQVIAKAEADIAMPINVRGSFQGTALSFQKSQNQQLYLILAAIVVIYIVLGMLYESLVHPITVLSTLPSAGVGAVIALMLFDMQFTVIALIGVFLLIGIVKKNAILIIDFALEAERSRGLSAIDAVREACMLRFRPILMTTLAAALGALPLAIGFGQGSELRQPLGIAIIGGLLASQLLTLVTTPVVYVLLDKLRRRAPNERDLGRATTDGMPTPEHG; encoded by the coding sequence ATGAACCTGTCCGCGCCCTTTGTCAAACGTCCGGTCGCGACGGTTCTGCTGACCATCGGCATCGCGCTGGCGGGCATTGCTGCGTTCTTTGCGCTGCCGGTGGCGCCCTTGCCGCAGGTGGATTACCCGGTGATTTCGGTGTCGGCCAGCCTCTCGGGCGCGAGCCCGGAGAACATGGCCTCCAGCGTGGCCACGCCGCTGGAGCGCCACCTGGGTGTGATTGCCGGGGTCAACGAAATGACCTCGCGCAGCTCCACCGGGTCGGCCAATGTGACCTTGCAGTTTGACCTGAACCGCGACATCAATGGCGCGGCGCGCGAGGTGCAGGCAGCGATCAACGCCGCGCGCACCGATCTGCCATCGGACCTGCGCAGCAACCCGACCTACCGCAAGATGAACCCATCGGATTCGCCGATCATCATCTTGGCGATGACCTCGCCCACGCGCACGCCCGGCGAGCTGTATGACGAAGTCTCCAATGTGGTGAGTCAGCGCATCTCCCAGGTCGATGGCGTGGGCGATGTGGAAATCGGTGGCGGCTCCTTGCCTGCGGTGCGGGTTGAGCTGCTGCCCCAGGCCTTGAGCCATTACGGTATTGCGACCGAAGATGTGCGCGCCGCCATCCAGGCGGCCAATGCCAACCGGCCCAAGGGCGCCATCGAGAGCGGTGGCAACCGCCTGCAGATCTACACCCCCGCGCCCGAGCGCAAGGCCAGTTGGTACCAGAGTCTGGTGGTGGGCTGGCGCGACAATGCGGCCGTCCGGCTGGGCGATGTGGCCCGCGTCATTGACGGGCCAGCCAATGTCTACACCATGGGCCTGTTCAATGGCCAGCCGGCCATTCTGGTGCTGATCACGCGCCAGCCCGGCGCCAACATCATCAACACCGTGGACAACGTGCGCAAGCTCTTGCCCGAGCTGCAGGCCCAGCTGCCCAAGGATGTGAAGATCCAGGTGGCCAGCGACAGCACCAACTCCATCCGCTCGTCCTTGCACGAGATCGAGACCACCTTGCTGGTCTCGGTGATCCTGGTGGTGCTGGTGGTGGGTGCCTTTATCCGCAAGGCGCGGGCCACGGTGATTCCGGCGGTAGCCACGGTCGTATCGCTGCTGGGCACCTTTGGCGTCATGTACCTGCTGGGCTATAGCCTGAACAACCTGAGCCTGATGGCGCTGACGGTGGCCACCGGCTTTGTGGTCGATGACGCGATTGTGGTGTTGGAGAACACCAGCCGCCACATCGAGGAAGGTATGGACAAGATGGCCGCCGCACTGCAAGGCGCGCGCGAGGTGGGCTTTACCGTGCTGTCCATCAGCCTGTCCCTGGTGGCGGTGTTTATACCGCTGCTGTTCATGGAAGGCCAGATTGGCCGTTTGTTCAAGGAGTTTGCGGTGACCTTGTCGGTCGCGGTGATGATCTCCTTGGTGATCTCGCTGACCACCACGCCGATGATGTGCGCCTGGTTCTTGCGCAACGAAGACGCCATCGAGACGGCACCGCGCGGCCGTTTTGCCCGCGCGCTGGAAGGCAGCTACAACGCCATGCTGCGCGTCTACGAGCGCTGCCTGGATTGGGCCCTGCATGCCAAGACCGTGGTGATGCTGATCCTGCTGATCGTCATCGCCATGAATGGCTATCTGTTCATGCATGTGCAAAAGGGCTTTTTCCCGCAGCAGGACAACGGCCAGCTGGCCGGCGGCCTGCGCGCGGACCAGAGCATCTCGTCCACCGCGATGGCCGGCAAGCTCAAGGAGGCGCTGGCCATCATCCAACAGGACCCTGCCATCGACACGGTGGTGGGTTTTGCTGGTGGCAGCCGCTCGGGCGGGGGCTTTGTGTTTATCAACCTCAAGCCGGTGAGCCAGCGTGACGTGACCAGCCTGCAGGTGGTGGCGCGGCTGCGGCCGCAGCTGGCGCAGATCACCGGTTTGCGCGTGTTTCTGAACCCGGTGCAGGACTTGCGCATGGGCGGGCGCTCGTCCAACTCCACCTACCAGTACACCATCAAGAGCGACAACACCGCCGACATGAAGAAATGGGCGACGCGCCTGGCCGAGCGTTTGAAGGAAGAGCCCTTGCTGCAGGACGTGGACACCGACCAGTCGGAGAGCGGCGTGGAAGTGTATGTCGAGGTGGACAAGCAGGCCGCAGCGCGCCTGGGGGTCAACTCCAAGTCCATCAACAATGCGCTCTACAACGCCTTTGGCCAGCGTTCGGTGGCCACCATCTACAGCGATCTGAACCAGTACTCGGTGATCATGGAATGGGCACCGGAGTACACGCGCGGGCCGCCGGCGCTGCAGGATATCTATGTGCCATCGAACCTGAGCGGCACCGAGGGCACGGCATCCAACCCAGCTCTGCGCAGTGCATCGACTGGTAGTGTGATCAGCACCAGCGTGGCCACCATGGTGCCGCTGTCGAGCTTTGCCAAAGTGATGGAGCGGCCGGCGCCCACCAGCGTCAACCACCAGGATGGCGAGCTGTCCACCACCATCTCCTTCAACCTGGATGCTGGCGTGGCGCTGAGCGAAGCCCAGCAGGTGATCGCCAAGGCCGAGGCCGATATTGCCATGCCGATCAATGTGCGCGGCAGCTTCCAGGGCACGGCGCTGAGTTTTCAGAAATCGCAAAACCAGCAGCTGTACCTGATTCTGGCGGCCATCGTGGTGATCTACATCGTGCTGGGCATGCTTTATGAAAGCCTGGTGCACCCGATCACGGTGCTGTCGACCCTGCCATCGGCGGGGGTGGGTGCGGTGATTGCGCTGATGCTGTTTGACATGCAGTTCACGGTGATTGCGCTCATTGGGGTGTTCTTGCTCATCGGCATCGTGAAGAAAAACGCGATCCTGATCATCGACTTTGCGCTGGAGGCCGAGCGCTCGCGCGGGCTGTCCGCCATCGATGCCGTGCGCGAGGCCTGCATGCTGCGCTTCCGCCCCATCTTGATGACCACCTTGGCCGCAGCGCTGGGCGCCTTGCCGCTGGCCATTGGCTTTGGCCAGGGCTCGGAGCTGCGCCAGCCGCTGGGCATCGCCATCATCGGCGGCCTGCTGGCCAGCCAGTTGCTGACCCTGGTCACCACGCCGGTGGTCTATGTGCTGCTGGACAAACTACGCCGCCGCGCGCCCAACGAGCGCGACCTGGGCCGTGCCACCACCGATGGCATGCCCACCCCGGAACACGGATAA
- a CDS encoding efflux RND transporter periplasmic adaptor subunit: MDHNSNNSTRPTQAPAAGGTSPGTYATTAPKRRSRWLGSAIAIALVAALAGGAWYLVQSKKTPMGMAGGPPGMGGPPGMGGGAAMRAMAVTVGSAAARRETLPVTLTAMGTVVPTTTVTLTTQVSGILRDVLFTEGQMVKKGQKLAQIDPRPFEQALQQAKGQLARDQAQLDAARVTLKRYQTLWDQDSIARQDLDTQAALAKQLEGTVLTDQAQVQTAQLNLGYASITSPIDGRIGLRTMDPGNYISAGGTTGIAVITKIAPIDVSFTVPQDHIPSVMGAQKADARLQVVALDRAGNKTVAQGVFLTLDNLVDTATGTVKAKARFQNADGALFPNQFVNTRLTLKDESALVVPVTAIRTGGNGDFVYVVNADRTVTQRTVIRGMSTVEWVAINSGLKEGELVVTEGADRLKDGAVVALQGDTPTQAQGASSGRRGPREGGAREGAPRDGSGRRGNGEGRGAAGATAPAAAAGTGTAGGNGGGSGGGSGAAVEPNAGQPSHAAPAANPEPAAGASGGSSSSPSTGQPAGQGSTPIKPEDLPKGMAPAATVQPAQRANP; encoded by the coding sequence ATGGACCATAACTCCAATAATTCAACCCGTCCCACCCAAGCCCCAGCCGCAGGCGGCACATCGCCTGGTACCTATGCCACAACAGCACCCAAGCGCCGCAGCCGCTGGTTGGGCTCGGCGATTGCCATCGCGCTGGTGGCGGCGCTGGCGGGCGGCGCCTGGTACCTTGTGCAGAGCAAGAAAACCCCGATGGGCATGGCCGGTGGCCCGCCTGGCATGGGAGGCCCTCCCGGCATGGGCGGCGGTGCAGCAATGCGCGCCATGGCCGTCACGGTAGGCAGTGCGGCCGCGCGCCGCGAGACCTTGCCCGTGACCTTGACAGCGATGGGCACGGTGGTACCCACCACCACGGTGACCTTGACCACCCAGGTCTCGGGCATTCTGCGCGATGTGCTGTTCACCGAAGGCCAGATGGTCAAGAAGGGCCAGAAGCTGGCCCAGATTGATCCGCGCCCGTTTGAGCAGGCCTTGCAGCAGGCCAAGGGCCAGCTGGCGCGCGACCAGGCGCAGCTCGATGCAGCGCGCGTGACGCTGAAACGCTACCAGACCTTGTGGGACCAGGATTCGATCGCCCGCCAGGATCTGGACACCCAGGCCGCGTTGGCCAAGCAGCTCGAAGGCACGGTCCTCACCGACCAGGCACAGGTACAAACGGCCCAGCTCAACCTGGGTTATGCCAGCATCACCTCGCCCATCGATGGCCGCATTGGTTTGCGCACGATGGACCCGGGCAACTACATCAGCGCGGGTGGTACCACCGGCATTGCCGTTATCACCAAGATTGCGCCGATCGATGTGAGCTTCACCGTGCCGCAGGACCATATCCCCTCGGTGATGGGCGCGCAAAAGGCCGATGCCCGGCTGCAGGTGGTGGCGCTGGACCGCGCCGGCAACAAGACTGTGGCGCAGGGCGTGTTCCTGACCCTGGACAACCTGGTCGACACCGCCACCGGCACCGTCAAGGCCAAGGCCCGCTTTCAAAATGCCGACGGCGCGCTGTTCCCCAACCAGTTCGTCAACACCCGCTTGACCTTGAAGGACGAGAGCGCGTTGGTGGTGCCGGTGACTGCCATCCGCACCGGCGGCAATGGCGATTTTGTCTATGTGGTCAATGCCGACCGCACCGTCACCCAGCGCACCGTTATCCGGGGCATGAGCACGGTGGAATGGGTGGCCATCAACTCGGGCCTCAAGGAAGGCGAGCTGGTCGTGACCGAGGGTGCCGACCGTTTGAAGGATGGCGCCGTGGTGGCCTTGCAGGGCGATACCCCCACGCAAGCCCAAGGCGCCAGCAGTGGCCGGCGCGGCCCACGTGAGGGCGGCGCGCGTGAGGGCGCCCCGCGCGATGGCAGCGGCCGACGTGGCAATGGCGAGGGCCGTGGCGCTGCCGGTGCCACCGCACCTGCTGCCGCTGCGGGCACTGGCACGGCCGGCGGTAATGGAGGCGGTAGCGGTGGTGGCAGTGGTGCTGCCGTAGAGCCCAATGCCGGTCAACCCAGCCATGCTGCGCCTGCGGCAAACCCAGAGCCGGCGGCAGGCGCGTCTGGCGGATCGTCCTCCTCGCCTTCTACCGGCCAACCGGCAGGTCAAGGCAGTACCCCCATCAAGCCAGAAGACTTGCCCAAGGGCATGGCGCCCGCCGCCACCGTGCAACCCGCCCAGCGCGCCAATCCTTAA
- a CDS encoding efflux transporter outer membrane subunit, with product MTLSLELSPSYRAPRLRSLAVALCCAGLLSACSVAPTYQVPATPAPASFKEAGALWQSAQPNDAIDRGDWWTLFADEPLNQLAAQVQINNQNIAAAAAAVQQAQAALRLEQAGLMPTVNGTLGQTRQGGGQASGNGSSSLGISAAWDADLWGRLRESVSAAQSSAQSSEADLAGARLSAVGSLVQNYFRLREADAEMQILQQSIEGYQRSLQIVQNRYDVGVEARTAVLQAQTTLTTTQASVESLRQSRQTYEHAIAVLTGQAPAQFDLPAAAWNVTVPQVPGVVPSTLLERRPDIAAAERAVAAANAQIGVAQAAYYPSLSLSGSLNRSGSNIGNLFSASGLLWSLGASLSQSIFNAGATTAQVDSARAAHAARTASYRQSVLSAFQAVEDVLSNVAALNAQLPLLQQSLDSAEKVEQQMLNRYKEGQVQYTDVVTAQATALSARRSLIQLQLNQQLAAAQLIQELGGGWHADWTKPEA from the coding sequence ATGACGCTCTCTCTTGAACTCTCTCCTTCTTATCGCGCGCCCAGGCTGCGCAGCCTGGCCGTGGCTCTGTGCTGCGCCGGCCTGCTGAGCGCCTGCTCGGTCGCGCCTACCTACCAAGTGCCCGCCACCCCCGCACCAGCCAGCTTTAAAGAAGCGGGCGCGCTGTGGCAAAGCGCCCAGCCCAATGATGCGATTGACCGGGGCGACTGGTGGACCTTGTTTGCCGACGAGCCCCTGAACCAGCTGGCTGCACAGGTACAGATCAACAACCAGAACATTGCAGCGGCCGCTGCTGCCGTGCAGCAGGCCCAGGCGGCTTTGCGGTTGGAGCAGGCCGGTTTGATGCCCACGGTCAACGGCACCTTGGGCCAGACGCGCCAGGGCGGAGGCCAGGCCAGCGGCAACGGCAGCTCATCGCTGGGCATCAGCGCCGCCTGGGATGCGGATCTGTGGGGCCGGCTGCGTGAGTCGGTCAGCGCCGCACAAAGCAGTGCCCAATCCAGCGAGGCCGACCTGGCGGGCGCGCGGCTGTCCGCCGTGGGCAGCCTGGTGCAAAACTACTTCCGACTGCGCGAGGCGGATGCGGAAATGCAGATCCTGCAGCAGTCGATCGAGGGCTACCAGCGCAGCCTGCAGATTGTGCAGAACCGCTACGACGTGGGGGTCGAAGCGCGCACTGCGGTGCTGCAGGCGCAGACGACCTTGACCACTACCCAGGCCAGTGTGGAATCGCTGCGCCAATCGCGCCAGACCTATGAGCATGCGATTGCGGTGCTGACAGGCCAGGCACCGGCGCAGTTTGATCTGCCCGCCGCTGCCTGGAACGTAACCGTCCCGCAAGTGCCGGGTGTTGTGCCCTCCACCCTGCTGGAGCGCCGGCCCGACATTGCGGCGGCCGAGCGCGCCGTAGCCGCTGCCAATGCGCAGATCGGCGTGGCCCAGGCCGCCTACTACCCCAGCCTCAGCCTGAGTGGCTCATTGAACCGCTCCGGATCCAACATCGGCAATCTGTTCAGCGCCTCGGGCCTGCTGTGGTCGTTGGGCGCGTCGCTGAGCCAGAGCATCTTCAACGCCGGGGCCACGACGGCGCAGGTAGATTCCGCCCGCGCGGCCCACGCCGCCCGCACTGCCAGCTACCGCCAGTCGGTGCTGTCAGCGTTCCAGGCGGTCGAGGATGTGCTGAGCAATGTGGCCGCGCTCAATGCCCAGCTGCCGCTGCTGCAGCAAAGCCTGGATTCGGCCGAAAAGGTGGAGCAGCAAATGCTCAACCGCTACAAGGAAGGCCAGGTGCAGTACACCGACGTGGTCACCGCCCAGGCGACTGCGCTGTCGGCGCGCCGCTCCTTGATCCAGTTGCAGCTGAACCAGCAACTGGCGGCGGCCCAGCTGATCCAGGAGCTGGGCGGCGGTTGGCATGCCGATTGGACAAAGCCAGAGGCCTAA
- a CDS encoding efflux RND transporter permease subunit codes for MSPSRPFIQRPVATALLMLAIVLTGLVGFRLLPLSALPEVDYPTIQVQTLYPGASPEVMSRTVTAPLERQLGQMSGLDRMSSTSAAGVSIVTLQFQLGLSLDVAEQEVQAAINASSALLPADLPAPPIYAKVNPADTPVMSLAITSKELPLTEVQNIVNTRLAQKISQVTGVGLVSLEGGQKPAMRIQANTQALAANGITLSSLRTAISNANSNTAKGSFDGPKRSYSINSNDQLLTADDYMNLVVSWKDGAPVMMKDVARVVASAENDRLAAWVDETPAIILNVQRQPGANVIATVDAIKQRLPELTASLPASVEVKVLTDRTTGIRASVEHVQMELALAVVMVVLVIFFFLHSLRATVIASLAVPISLIGSCGAMYLLGYSLNNLSLMALTIATGFVVDDAIVMIENIARYIEKGEAPMAAALKGAAQIGFTIISLTVSLIAVLIPLLFMGDIVGRLFREFAVTLAITILISAVVSLTLVPMMSARWLKPEDTTAHTRGWAASVQRGFDKVIHHYDGGLHWVFRHQALTMVVAVATVVLTGLLYLAIPKGLFPTQDTGQLQAQIEAAQEVSFARMSNLQQQAVSAILQDKDVASVSSVVGVDAANNTMLNTGSLSINLTRPHDAQDEVMQRLRERVSQVAGVRIFLQPSQDLTIDSQTGPTEYRLSIGGVNTDQVNDWTQKLVSQLQNVDAVRNATSDAGRKGLSAFVNVDRDTASRLGISASSIDDSLYSAFGQRIVSTIFTETNQYRVILEAQQDQLNSVQTLGNLAISASSTGATPLSAIAKIEEQMAPLQVTRVSQYPAATLGFDTAPGVSLGHAVDAIKQAAKDIGMPSSLTVEFLGAAAAYQNSLTSQLVLILAALVCVYIVLGVLYESYVHPLTILSTLPSAGVGALLALMISGNDLGVIGIIGIILLIGIVKKNAIMMIDFAIDAERTQGMAPQEAIHQAALLRFRPILMTTLAALFAALPLMFGWGEGAELRRPLGLAIFGGLMLSQLLTLFTTPVIYLVFDRIGARMGRRQRPGGNNKDNGNGPAEVQA; via the coding sequence ATGAGTCCTTCCCGTCCCTTTATCCAGCGGCCGGTAGCGACGGCCTTGCTGATGCTGGCCATTGTGCTGACCGGCTTGGTCGGCTTCCGGTTGCTGCCATTGTCGGCGCTGCCCGAGGTCGATTACCCAACCATCCAGGTGCAGACCCTATACCCCGGCGCCAGCCCTGAGGTGATGAGCCGCACCGTGACTGCGCCGCTGGAGCGCCAGCTCGGCCAGATGTCCGGGCTGGACCGCATGTCGTCCACCAGCGCCGCAGGCGTGTCCATCGTGACCCTGCAGTTCCAGCTGGGCTTGTCGCTGGACGTGGCGGAGCAAGAGGTGCAGGCGGCGATCAACGCCAGCAGCGCGCTGCTGCCGGCCGACCTGCCCGCGCCACCGATTTATGCCAAGGTCAACCCGGCCGATACGCCGGTGATGAGCCTGGCCATCACCTCCAAGGAGCTGCCGCTCACCGAGGTGCAGAACATCGTCAACACCCGCCTGGCACAAAAGATCAGCCAGGTCACCGGCGTGGGACTGGTCAGTTTGGAAGGCGGGCAAAAGCCAGCGATGCGCATCCAGGCCAACACCCAGGCACTGGCGGCCAATGGCATTACCTTGAGCAGCCTGCGCACTGCCATCAGCAATGCCAATTCCAACACCGCCAAGGGTAGCTTTGACGGCCCCAAGCGCTCCTACTCGATCAACAGCAATGACCAGCTGCTGACGGCGGACGACTATATGAACCTGGTCGTGTCCTGGAAGGACGGCGCCCCGGTGATGATGAAGGATGTGGCGCGCGTGGTGGCCAGTGCCGAGAACGACCGGCTGGCCGCCTGGGTCGATGAGACGCCAGCCATCATCTTGAATGTGCAGCGCCAGCCCGGTGCCAATGTGATTGCCACGGTCGATGCGATCAAGCAGCGCCTGCCCGAGCTCACCGCCTCCTTGCCCGCCTCGGTAGAGGTCAAGGTGCTTACCGACCGCACCACCGGCATCCGCGCCTCCGTCGAGCATGTGCAGATGGAGCTGGCGCTGGCCGTGGTGATGGTGGTGCTGGTGATCTTCTTCTTCCTGCACAGCCTGCGCGCCACGGTGATCGCCAGCCTGGCGGTGCCCATCTCGCTGATCGGCAGTTGCGGGGCCATGTACCTGCTGGGCTACAGCCTGAACAACCTGAGCCTGATGGCGCTGACCATTGCCACCGGCTTTGTGGTCGACGATGCCATCGTGATGATCGAGAACATCGCCCGCTATATCGAAAAGGGCGAGGCGCCCATGGCCGCCGCCTTGAAGGGTGCGGCGCAAATCGGCTTCACCATCATCTCGCTGACCGTGTCGCTGATCGCGGTGCTGATTCCGCTGCTCTTTATGGGCGACATCGTGGGCCGCCTGTTCCGCGAGTTTGCCGTGACCCTGGCCATCACCATCCTGATCTCGGCGGTGGTCTCGCTGACCTTGGTGCCGATGATGTCGGCGCGCTGGCTCAAGCCAGAGGACACGACGGCGCACACGCGCGGCTGGGCGGCTTCGGTGCAGCGCGGTTTTGATAAGGTGATCCACCACTACGACGGCGGCCTGCACTGGGTGTTTCGCCACCAGGCGTTGACCATGGTCGTGGCGGTGGCCACCGTGGTGTTGACGGGCTTGCTCTACCTGGCCATTCCCAAGGGCTTGTTCCCGACGCAGGATACCGGCCAGCTGCAGGCGCAGATCGAGGCCGCGCAAGAGGTGTCCTTTGCCCGCATGAGCAACCTGCAGCAGCAGGCGGTGAGCGCCATCCTGCAGGACAAGGATGTGGCCTCGGTCAGCTCGGTGGTGGGGGTGGATGCCGCCAACAACACCATGCTCAACACCGGCAGCCTGTCCATCAACCTGACCCGGCCACATGATGCGCAGGACGAGGTGATGCAGCGGCTGCGCGAGCGGGTGAGCCAGGTGGCAGGGGTACGTATTTTCTTGCAGCCCTCGCAAGACCTGACCATTGACTCGCAAACCGGTCCCACCGAATACCGCCTGTCGATTGGTGGCGTGAACACCGACCAGGTCAATGACTGGACGCAAAAGCTCGTCAGCCAACTGCAGAACGTGGACGCGGTGCGCAATGCCACCAGCGATGCCGGGCGCAAGGGCCTGTCTGCTTTTGTGAATGTGGACCGCGATACCGCATCGCGCCTGGGCATCAGCGCCAGCAGCATTGATGACAGCCTCTACAGCGCCTTTGGCCAGCGCATTGTGTCGACGATCTTTACGGAGACCAACCAGTACCGTGTGATTCTGGAGGCGCAACAAGACCAGCTCAACAGCGTGCAGACCCTGGGCAACCTGGCGATCAGCGCCAGCAGCACGGGCGCCACACCGCTGTCGGCCATTGCCAAGATCGAGGAGCAGATGGCCCCCCTGCAGGTGACCCGCGTATCGCAGTACCCCGCCGCCACCCTGGGCTTCGACACCGCGCCCGGCGTGTCGCTGGGCCATGCGGTCGATGCGATCAAGCAGGCGGCCAAAGATATTGGTATGCCTTCGTCGCTGACCGTGGAGTTCCTGGGCGCTGCTGCCGCCTACCAGAACTCGCTCACCAGCCAGCTGGTCTTGATTTTGGCGGCGCTGGTCTGCGTCTACATCGTGTTGGGCGTGCTGTACGAGAGCTATGTGCACCCGCTCACCATCCTCTCGACCTTGCCGTCCGCTGGCGTGGGCGCGTTGCTGGCCTTGATGATCAGCGGCAACGACCTGGGCGTGATCGGCATCATCGGCATCATCTTGCTGATTGGCATCGTCAAGAAGAACGCGATCATGATGATCGACTTTGCGATTGATGCCGAGCGCACCCAGGGCATGGCGCCGCAAGAGGCCATCCACCAGGCAGCCTTGCTGCGCTTCCGGCCCATCTTGATGACCACCTTGGCGGCCTTGTTTGCCGCCTTGCCGCTGATGTTTGGCTGGGGCGAGGGCGCCGAGCTGCGCCGCCCGCTGGGCCTGGCGATTTTTGGCGGACTGATGCTAAGCCAGCTGCTGACCTTGTTCACCACGCCGGTGATCTACCTGGTGTTTGACCGCATCGGCGCGCGCATGGGCCGCCGCCAACGCCCTGGCGGCAACAACAAGGACAACGGCAACGGCCCTGCCGAGGTGCAGGCATGA